The sequence TTTGAAGCGCAGCTCGCTGGAGGCGGAGAAATCGGCGTAGAGGATGTTGGTGCCCTTCGGTTCCGGGTGCCAGGCCTCCTTGTCGAAGACCAGCGGGATCTGCGGGCTGCCGTCCTTGCCCAGGAAGGTCAGCTTGGTCTCGAGCTGGCCGCTGACCGCCGAGTTCCACATGTAGCTGCAGCCGGTTTTCGCGAACTGCTTGCCATCCGCCGGGCACTTGAAGGCGTCCTTCGCCGTGAGGTAGGTGGCCAGCTCGGTTTCCAGCACCTTCATGTCGTCGTCCTTCGAGCTGCGCCCGGCGGCGATGTCCGGCATCTTGCGGTTGTGGTCCTGGAGGTAGCTTTCCAGCCCCACGCCGATGCTGCGGAGGTTGGACAGGCAGGTCGATTGCCGGGCCTTGCCAAGCCCGCGCTTCGCCAGGGGCACGGAAATCGCGGCCAGCACGATGATGATCGTGATGGTGACCAGGATCTCGACGAGGGTGAAACCGCGGGCTCGTTTCATGGGATCGCTCAATGTTGTTGGGGGTCGCGCATCAGCTCGGTCATCGCCTCCATCAGCGGGGCCATGTCCAGTTTC comes from Luteolibacter sp. LG18 and encodes:
- a CDS encoding prepilin-type N-terminal cleavage/methylation domain-containing protein, yielding MKRARGFTLVEILVTITIIIVLAAISVPLAKRGLGKARQSTCLSNLRSIGVGLESYLQDHNRKMPDIAAGRSSKDDDMKVLETELATYLTAKDAFKCPADGKQFAKTGCSYMWNSAVSGQLETKLTFLGKDGSPQIPLVFDKEAWHPEPKGTNILYADFSASSELRFKTNN